A genomic segment from Glycine max cultivar Williams 82 chromosome 1, Glycine_max_v4.0, whole genome shotgun sequence encodes:
- the LOC100785733 gene encoding auxin-responsive protein IAA27 encodes MENGMVVDLKKDVATLFCPTSRGVVPVSVAKSVTFTATDCTNQPTALGASVLRETIPHSPKPLHENKPQISVATAKAQVVGWPPIRSFRKNSMASQPQKNDVAANAEAKSGCLYVKVNMEGSPYLRKVDLNSFTTYKDLSLALEKMFSCFTLSQCGSYGVSSRENLSESRLMDLLHGSKYVLIYEDKDGDWMLVGDVLWE; translated from the exons ATGGAAAATGGAATGGTGGTGGATCTGAAAAAAGATGTTGCTACCTTGTTTTGTCCAACTTCAAGGGGTGTTGTTCCTGTTAGTGTTGCCAAGTCTGTCACTTTCACTGCAACAGACTGCACCAACCAACCAACTGCTTTGGGTGCTTCTGTTCTCAGGGAAACTATTCCACACTCTCCAAAACCATTACATGAGAATAAGCCCCAGATTTCTGTTGCAACTGCAAA GGCGCAAGTTGTGGGATGGCCACCAATCCGTTCATTCAGGAAGAACTCAATGGCTTCTCAGCCTCAGAAGAATGATGTTGCTGCTAATGCAGAAGCCAAGTCTGGATGCCTTTATGTTAAAGTCAACATGGAAGGCTCCCCATACTTAAGGAAAGTGGATCTGAATAGTTTTACCACTTACAAGGACCTCTCTTTGGCACTTGAAAagatgtttagttgttttacacTCA GTCAATGTGGCTCATATGGGGTTTCTAGTCGGGAAAATTTAAGTGAAAGTAGATTGATGGATCTCCTTCATGGTTCAAAATATGTTCTTATCTATGAAGACAAGGATGGAGATTGGATGCTAGTTGGTGATGTTCTGTGGGAGTAA